One stretch of Segatella copri DNA includes these proteins:
- a CDS encoding endo-1,4-beta-xylanase: MKKITTLALGLMLASTAFAQKANSAAQIPTFQETMGKYFLVGAAVNTDLPNGQDPAGEEVVKKQFNQVVAENCMKGEKNHPEVNRFDFTDGDKLADWAEKNGKTLIGHCLVWHSQPPKWMFTDAKGNLVSREVLIGRMYNHIMNVVTHYKGRVKGWDVVNEAFEDDGSYRKSLYYKIIGPEFIELAFRFAHEADPNVELYYNDYSTSKPAKREAICKLVRDLKAKGLRIDAVGMQSHNGFDYPDYAEYEKSIEAFAGEGVKVMLTELDMNMLPNPEGFGGAEISQKFELQKKYNPYVKGLDKKAQKLFNQRYLDLFKIVERHKDVISRVTFWGVNDGHSWLNGWPIPGRTNYPLLIDRNNNVKPVVKEIVKLFK, encoded by the coding sequence ATGAAAAAGATCACAACTCTGGCACTGGGGCTGATGCTTGCTTCAACAGCTTTCGCTCAAAAAGCGAACTCAGCAGCTCAAATCCCAACATTCCAGGAAACTATGGGTAAGTACTTCCTGGTAGGTGCTGCCGTTAATACCGATTTGCCTAATGGACAAGACCCTGCAGGTGAGGAAGTAGTGAAGAAACAGTTTAACCAGGTAGTTGCCGAAAACTGTATGAAGGGTGAGAAGAATCATCCGGAGGTGAATCGCTTTGATTTCACTGATGGCGATAAACTCGCTGACTGGGCAGAGAAGAACGGCAAGACCTTGATAGGGCATTGTCTGGTTTGGCATTCTCAGCCACCTAAGTGGATGTTTACCGATGCTAAGGGTAATCTGGTAAGCCGTGAAGTGCTCATTGGCAGAATGTATAACCACATTATGAATGTGGTTACTCATTATAAAGGTAGAGTAAAGGGATGGGACGTAGTGAACGAGGCATTCGAGGATGATGGCTCTTACCGCAAGTCTTTGTATTATAAGATTATCGGTCCGGAGTTCATCGAACTGGCTTTCCGCTTTGCTCATGAGGCTGACCCTAACGTAGAACTCTACTACAATGATTATTCTACTTCGAAGCCAGCCAAGCGAGAGGCTATCTGCAAACTGGTTCGCGATTTGAAGGCGAAAGGTCTCCGCATCGATGCAGTAGGTATGCAGAGCCACAATGGTTTTGATTATCCTGACTATGCTGAGTATGAGAAGAGCATCGAGGCTTTTGCTGGTGAAGGCGTGAAGGTGATGCTGACGGAGTTGGATATGAACATGCTTCCTAATCCGGAAGGATTCGGCGGAGCGGAAATCAGCCAGAAGTTTGAACTTCAGAAAAAGTACAATCCATACGTGAAGGGACTTGACAAGAAGGCGCAGAAACTCTTCAATCAGCGTTATCTTGACCTCTTTAAGATTGTAGAGCGCCATAAGGATGTTATCAGTCGTGTTACCTTCTGGGGTGTCAACGATGGTCACTCTTGGTTGAATGGCTGGCCTATCCCTGGCAGAACCAACTATCCACTGCTCATCGACCGCAACAACAATGTGAAGCCAGTGGTGAAGGAAATCGTAAAACTCTTTAAATAA
- a CDS encoding glycoside hydrolase family 43 protein, translated as MKARYLFPKDYMADPSANVFNGRLYVYPSHDWDSGESFDDDGGHFQMKDYHVLSMDDVMEGEVTDHGVILDVKDVPWAEKQMWDNDVVEKDGKYYLIFSAKDYNGVFHLGVAVADKPEGPFIPNADPIRKSYSIDPCVFKDDDGKIYCYFGGIWGGQLQWYKDNKALKDEHLPEDKENPLPSRVAMMTDDVQQFAEMPKPVVIVDEEGNVLPADDPHRFFEASWMHKYKGKYYFSYSTGDTHYLCYAVGDNPYGPFTYKGVILEPVVGWTTHHSICEYKGQWYLFHHDCVPSNDTTWLRSVKVAPLFYDEDDNILPVQPE; from the coding sequence ATGAAAGCAAGATATTTGTTCCCAAAGGATTATATGGCAGACCCATCTGCCAATGTGTTTAACGGTCGCCTGTATGTTTACCCATCTCATGACTGGGATAGCGGCGAAAGCTTCGACGATGATGGCGGTCACTTCCAGATGAAAGACTATCATGTTCTCTCTATGGACGATGTGATGGAAGGTGAGGTAACCGATCATGGTGTGATTCTCGATGTGAAGGATGTGCCATGGGCTGAGAAGCAGATGTGGGACAACGATGTTGTAGAGAAGGATGGCAAGTACTATCTCATCTTCTCTGCCAAGGATTATAATGGCGTGTTCCATCTCGGCGTGGCTGTGGCTGATAAGCCAGAAGGTCCTTTCATTCCGAATGCCGACCCAATCCGCAAGTCATACAGCATCGACCCTTGCGTGTTCAAGGATGATGATGGCAAGATTTACTGCTACTTCGGTGGTATCTGGGGCGGTCAGCTTCAGTGGTACAAGGACAACAAGGCACTGAAGGATGAGCATCTTCCAGAGGACAAGGAGAATCCGTTACCATCTCGTGTAGCCATGATGACGGATGATGTGCAGCAGTTTGCTGAAATGCCAAAGCCTGTTGTCATCGTTGACGAAGAGGGTAATGTATTGCCAGCTGATGATCCACATCGCTTCTTCGAGGCCAGCTGGATGCATAAGTATAAGGGCAAGTATTACTTCAGCTACTCTACCGGTGATACTCATTATCTCTGCTATGCTGTAGGTGATAATCCTTATGGTCCGTTCACTTACAAGGGCGTCATCCTGGAACCGGTAGTAGGTTGGACAACCCATCACAGTATCTGTGAGTACAAGGGACAGTGGTATCTCTTCCATCACGACTGCGTGCCATCTAATGATACAACCTGGCTTCGCAGCGTAAAGGTGGCTCCTCTCTTCTATGACGAGGATGATAACATCTTGCCGGTTCAGCCAGAATAA
- a CDS encoding DUF5687 family protein: protein MLRLLLRLWWLQQRRNFHKRDAFVACYIIFLYVVMGVSFFLSFTENGGELGGEDMPALLGAGIVVGMLIPDIIMKMVMKRDITAMDDYVKSRPVPEKIWNKFLLTTNLVNFWNYVLPVLTLPVFIYFLSVGQVIASFFLFLAFSYINGIYITCYRKATEWILKWPLILGWMGMFAVLIGYMFVASFFPVWMGWIGLFFLAGAVFAGLTVYLYHEKIYNEQKQKVSRFRGFSHINLFSLQYIGTLRAKRVRTMVIMITAIFLFDAYLFALLPAEAGQETGDKVAMTTLYVAGAILLPSVVLSQWTFGIEANFFHGLMTKPVKVKQMLQNCFYYYMVVSAVALLLTLPFLFLQAGIGIQVLISGFCLAVFINLFNLPTALFSSRLEIFQTSMFSMQGANLKINLYAIAFLFPLAGVCAVYYFFGETAWFITCVTLAVISIAIHKWFIAKIAAIFEKNKYKRMEKFMES from the coding sequence ATGTTGAGATTACTTTTAAGGCTTTGGTGGTTGCAGCAGCGCCGTAACTTCCATAAGAGAGATGCCTTCGTGGCGTGCTACATCATCTTCCTGTATGTGGTGATGGGCGTGAGCTTCTTTCTCAGCTTCACCGAGAATGGGGGAGAACTTGGGGGCGAAGACATGCCTGCCCTGTTGGGAGCCGGTATCGTTGTCGGTATGCTGATTCCAGACATCATCATGAAGATGGTGATGAAGCGGGATATTACGGCAATGGATGATTACGTGAAGTCGCGCCCTGTGCCAGAGAAGATCTGGAACAAGTTCCTGCTCACCACCAATCTCGTGAATTTCTGGAACTATGTGCTTCCGGTGCTTACGCTTCCGGTGTTTATCTATTTCCTGTCTGTAGGTCAGGTTATTGCCAGCTTCTTTCTGTTTCTGGCGTTTTCTTATATCAACGGCATCTATATCACCTGTTACCGCAAGGCTACGGAGTGGATTCTGAAATGGCCTTTGATATTGGGATGGATGGGAATGTTTGCCGTGCTGATAGGGTATATGTTTGTGGCTTCCTTCTTCCCGGTATGGATGGGATGGATAGGTCTCTTCTTCCTTGCCGGAGCGGTATTCGCCGGACTTACCGTCTATCTCTATCACGAAAAGATTTATAACGAGCAGAAACAGAAGGTTTCCAGGTTCCGTGGTTTCAGCCATATCAACCTCTTCAGTCTGCAATATATCGGCACATTGAGAGCAAAACGTGTCCGTACGATGGTGATTATGATTACTGCTATCTTCCTTTTCGATGCCTATCTCTTTGCCTTGCTCCCGGCAGAAGCGGGACAGGAAACGGGGGACAAGGTGGCTATGACTACCCTCTATGTGGCTGGTGCCATCCTGCTGCCATCGGTGGTGTTGTCGCAGTGGACCTTTGGCATCGAGGCAAACTTCTTCCATGGTTTGATGACCAAGCCTGTCAAGGTTAAACAGATGCTGCAGAATTGCTTTTATTATTATATGGTGGTGAGTGCTGTCGCTTTGTTGCTCACCCTTCCGTTCCTTTTCCTGCAGGCAGGAATCGGAATCCAGGTGCTTATCAGCGGTTTCTGTCTGGCAGTATTCATCAATCTCTTCAATCTGCCTACGGCACTCTTCTCTTCCCGTCTGGAGATATTCCAGACTTCCATGTTCAGCATGCAGGGAGCGAATCTGAAGATTAATCTTTATGCCATCGCCTTTCTCTTCCCGCTGGCTGGTGTCTGTGCTGTCTATTATTTCTTCGGTGAGACGGCATGGTTTATCACCTGCGTAACGCTGGCAGTCATCAGCATCGCCATCCACAAATGGTTCATCGCCAAGATAGCTGCCATCTTCGAGAAGAACAAGTATAAGCGTATGGAGAAGTTCATGGAAAGCTAA
- a CDS encoding ABC transporter ATP-binding protein translates to MDIKIQNLKKIYNGNTVLDIDNLGVAKGELIGLVGNNGAGKTTLLRLILDLIQADDGFVESNGQKVNESETWKEYTGSYIDGRFLIDFLTPEEYFDFIADVYHIDDETLQERLAQFEGFMHDEIMGTKKYLRDFSQGNRQKIGIIGAMIINPKVLLLDEPFNYLDPSSQMTIAHMIQRICKEQGTTVIISSHNLNFVADISTRILLLEKGKLVKDLPNADGAAIAELNEYFGIQAE, encoded by the coding sequence ATGGATATTAAGATTCAGAATCTCAAAAAAATATATAATGGCAATACCGTACTCGATATTGATAATCTGGGTGTTGCAAAGGGCGAGCTGATAGGACTCGTAGGTAATAATGGTGCGGGCAAGACCACCTTGCTCCGTCTGATTCTCGACCTGATTCAGGCTGATGATGGTTTCGTGGAAAGCAATGGACAGAAGGTGAACGAGAGTGAGACCTGGAAGGAATATACCGGCAGTTACATCGACGGCAGATTCCTCATCGACTTCCTCACCCCTGAGGAATATTTCGATTTCATCGCTGATGTTTATCACATTGACGATGAAACCCTGCAGGAGCGATTGGCTCAGTTTGAGGGCTTTATGCACGATGAAATCATGGGAACCAAGAAGTATCTCCGCGATTTCTCTCAGGGCAACCGACAGAAGATTGGTATCATCGGAGCGATGATTATTAATCCGAAGGTTCTTCTCCTGGATGAGCCGTTCAACTATCTCGACCCATCTTCTCAGATGACTATCGCCCACATGATTCAGCGCATCTGCAAGGAGCAGGGCACCACGGTCATCATCTCCAGCCATAACCTCAACTTCGTTGCCGACATCTCCACCCGCATCCTTCTGCTGGAGAAAGGCAAGCTGGTGAAGGATCTTCCTAATGCCGATGGTGCTGCCATCGCTGAACTCAACGAGTACTTCGGTATTCAGGCGGAATAA
- the trmB gene encoding tRNA (guanosine(46)-N7)-methyltransferase TrmB, with product MSKGKLAKFADMERFENVFQYPYSVVDDVPFDMKGKWREMYFHNDNPIVLELGCGKGEYTVELAKLYPEMNFIGVDIKGARMWTGAKKAIEEGQKNVAFLRTNIEIIDRFFAEDEVQEIWLTFSDPQMKNPRKRLTSTYFMNRYRHFLVDGGIIHLKTDSNFLFTYTTYMVDGNHLPVLFRTEDLYHQEGIDEETRKILSIQTYYESMWIERGLNIKYQKFALPREGELVEPDIEIPLDDYRSYRRDKRSSKDTAK from the coding sequence ATGAGCAAAGGAAAATTAGCAAAGTTTGCGGATATGGAGCGTTTCGAGAACGTGTTCCAGTATCCATATAGTGTTGTAGATGACGTGCCTTTCGATATGAAGGGCAAGTGGCGTGAGATGTATTTCCACAATGATAACCCTATCGTGCTGGAGTTGGGATGCGGCAAGGGTGAATATACCGTGGAACTTGCCAAGCTCTATCCTGAAATGAACTTCATCGGTGTGGATATCAAGGGCGCACGTATGTGGACCGGTGCCAAGAAGGCGATAGAGGAAGGACAGAAGAACGTGGCTTTCCTCCGTACCAACATCGAAATTATCGACCGCTTCTTTGCCGAGGATGAGGTGCAGGAAATCTGGCTCACCTTCTCTGACCCGCAGATGAAGAATCCTCGCAAGCGTCTTACATCTACATACTTCATGAACCGTTATCGCCACTTCCTCGTGGATGGTGGCATCATCCATCTGAAGACGGACTCCAACTTCCTCTTCACCTATACTACTTATATGGTGGATGGCAACCATCTGCCTGTGCTCTTCCGCACAGAGGACCTCTATCATCAGGAGGGTATCGACGAGGAAACCCGTAAGATTCTCTCTATCCAGACCTATTATGAGAGTATGTGGATAGAGCGTGGCTTGAACATCAAGTATCAGAAGTTCGCCTTGCCACGTGAGGGCGAGTTGGTGGAACCTGATATTGAGATTCCGCTGGATGATTATCGCAGTTATCGCCGTGATAAGCGAAGCTCAAAGGATACAGCGAAGTAG
- the rhuM gene encoding virulence protein RhuM/Fic/DOC family protein: MKGMEQRNSSIEIYRSPEGNIELNVKLENDTVWLTQSQMAELFAVDRTSVTRHIRNIYKSQELDEKSTCAKNAQVRFEGKRQIIRDIPYYNLDMIISVGYRVNSKNATSFRRWATSILKQYIIKGYAINQKRLDNYNELKEVVRLMSRAITLQDQVSEGEYNGLFNVISDYVYALDTLDKYDYQTLLIDKTTQAEPFHATYENAMEAINALKEKFGGSKWFANEKDDSFKSSIGQIYQTFGGEELYASVEEKAAMLLYLVVKNHSFSDGNKRIAAMLFLWFMEKNGILYAENGHKRIADNTLVALTLMIAESRTEEKDVMVKVVVNLINKDNQ; this comes from the coding sequence ATGAAAGGTATGGAGCAGAGAAATTCTTCCATCGAAATCTATCGTTCCCCAGAGGGCAACATAGAGCTGAATGTAAAATTAGAGAATGATACCGTTTGGCTTACACAAAGCCAAATGGCAGAATTGTTTGCTGTTGACAGAACATCTGTTACACGACACATTCGCAACATTTACAAGAGTCAAGAACTAGACGAAAAGTCAACTTGTGCAAAAAATGCACAGGTTCGTTTTGAGGGTAAGAGACAAATCATTCGTGATATTCCTTATTATAATCTTGACATGATTATTTCGGTAGGGTACAGAGTGAATAGCAAGAATGCGACCTCTTTCCGCCGTTGGGCAACCTCTATCTTGAAGCAATACATTATCAAGGGTTATGCCATCAACCAGAAACGCCTAGACAATTACAACGAACTGAAAGAAGTGGTTCGTTTGATGTCACGTGCGATTACATTGCAAGATCAAGTATCCGAGGGCGAATATAACGGACTGTTCAATGTCATCAGCGACTATGTTTATGCCCTGGATACTCTCGACAAATATGATTATCAGACATTACTCATAGACAAGACGACTCAAGCCGAGCCGTTCCATGCCACCTACGAAAATGCAATGGAAGCCATCAATGCTTTGAAAGAAAAGTTTGGAGGCAGTAAATGGTTTGCCAATGAGAAGGATGATTCATTCAAGAGCAGCATAGGTCAGATTTACCAAACCTTCGGTGGTGAAGAACTCTACGCTTCGGTAGAAGAAAAAGCAGCCATGCTGCTCTACCTTGTCGTAAAAAACCATTCATTCAGCGATGGCAACAAGAGAATTGCGGCCATGCTTTTTCTTTGGTTTATGGAGAAAAATGGCATTCTGTATGCAGAAAATGGACATAAGAGAATTGCCGACAACACACTAGTTGCCCTGACTCTGATGATTGCAGAAAGCAGAACTGAGGAAAAAGATGTAATGGTAAAAGTAGTCGTCAACTTGATTAACAAAGACAATCAATAA
- a CDS encoding beta-glucosidase, translating into MNYKKLALTVAAGAMATTMMAQSAPKLNANNIDEVIKAMTLEEKAQMLVGGGNDGFVGSGAMLGHQKKFVPGAAGTTVAIPRLGIPTTVQCDGPAGVHIDAHRQGDSRSYFATGFPIGTCLASTWNTDLVRKVGEAIGNETLEYGCDVVLGPGMNLHRNPLCGRNFEYYSEDPIVTGLIGTAFVQGVQSQGVGVSAKHFAVNSQETDRTKVDERLSQRALRELYLKGFEMMVRKSNPWTIMSAYNKINGVYAQGNKGLLTDILRNDWGYKGIVETDWIGKRADLPLEQEVEAGNDLMMPGYPAQVQDIVDAVKNGKLDIKDVDRNVRRMLEYIVKTPRFKGYKYSGEPDLKAHAAITRQSSTEGMVLLKNDAALPIQGLKTVALFGVNSYDFMSGGLGSGAVNVGYSVDMVTGLKNIGVATTPQLTEIYQNYVKYAKAKLKADKNPMMWFLDQGQPKLDEIEITERCVAGEEPKADAAIITIGRQAGEGMDRQINGEFNLSQIEQDMIFRVSDAFHAKGKKVIVIINSGSVMETASWRDRVDAILVAWQPGIEGGNSVADILTGKVNPSGKLTMTWPIAATDHPSTANFAKDYDMYTYKNLLDWSKGNIKGYDYSNHEEDIYVGYRYFDTFKKNVAYPFGYGLSYTTFEFGKPSVKAKGNNIEVSVTIKNTGKVAGKEVAEVYVTAPKGAYEKPAKELKTFGKTKLLNPGESQTLKMTLEKRDLASFDEANSQWKVDAGNYLFKVGSDVENIKGTATLKVAEYTEKTSNACAPNVQLNYLKQNK; encoded by the coding sequence ATGAACTACAAGAAATTGGCTCTTACCGTTGCGGCTGGAGCGATGGCAACAACAATGATGGCGCAATCTGCACCAAAATTGAATGCCAACAACATCGACGAAGTAATCAAGGCGATGACCTTGGAAGAAAAAGCCCAGATGCTGGTGGGCGGTGGTAACGATGGATTCGTGGGCAGTGGCGCTATGCTCGGACATCAGAAGAAGTTCGTGCCGGGTGCTGCGGGTACTACTGTAGCCATCCCTCGTCTCGGCATTCCTACTACCGTTCAGTGTGATGGTCCTGCCGGTGTTCATATCGATGCTCATCGCCAAGGTGACAGCCGTAGCTACTTTGCTACCGGTTTCCCTATCGGAACCTGTCTGGCTTCTACCTGGAACACTGACCTGGTACGCAAGGTGGGTGAGGCTATCGGTAACGAAACCCTGGAGTATGGCTGTGATGTTGTGCTCGGACCGGGTATGAACCTGCATCGCAATCCGCTCTGCGGCCGTAACTTTGAGTATTATTCTGAAGATCCAATCGTAACGGGTCTTATCGGAACCGCCTTTGTACAGGGTGTGCAGAGTCAGGGCGTGGGTGTAAGTGCCAAGCACTTTGCCGTGAACTCTCAGGAAACTGACCGTACCAAGGTGGATGAGCGATTGAGCCAGCGTGCTCTCCGTGAGCTGTACCTGAAGGGTTTCGAGATGATGGTTCGCAAGAGCAATCCTTGGACTATCATGTCTGCCTATAATAAGATTAACGGTGTTTATGCCCAGGGCAACAAGGGACTCTTGACCGATATTCTCCGCAACGACTGGGGATATAAGGGAATCGTGGAGACCGACTGGATTGGTAAGCGTGCCGACCTTCCGCTGGAACAGGAAGTAGAGGCTGGCAACGACCTGATGATGCCAGGTTATCCAGCTCAGGTGCAGGATATTGTTGATGCAGTAAAGAATGGCAAGCTGGATATCAAGGATGTGGACCGCAATGTTCGCCGTATGCTCGAATATATCGTGAAGACTCCTCGATTCAAGGGATATAAATATAGTGGTGAGCCAGACTTGAAGGCTCATGCTGCCATCACCCGTCAGAGTTCTACCGAGGGTATGGTGCTCCTGAAGAATGATGCCGCTCTTCCTATCCAGGGCTTGAAGACCGTGGCGCTCTTCGGTGTCAACTCTTACGACTTCATGTCGGGTGGCCTTGGCAGTGGAGCAGTTAATGTAGGCTATTCTGTAGATATGGTTACCGGTTTGAAGAATATCGGCGTGGCAACTACTCCTCAGCTTACGGAAATCTATCAGAATTATGTGAAGTATGCCAAGGCTAAGTTGAAGGCAGACAAGAATCCGATGATGTGGTTCCTGGATCAGGGTCAGCCAAAGCTCGATGAAATCGAGATTACTGAGCGTTGTGTAGCTGGCGAGGAGCCAAAGGCAGACGCTGCTATCATCACCATCGGTCGTCAGGCAGGTGAGGGAATGGATCGCCAGATCAATGGTGAGTTCAACCTCAGTCAGATAGAGCAGGATATGATTTTCCGTGTATCTGATGCTTTTCATGCCAAGGGTAAGAAGGTGATTGTCATCATCAACTCTGGTTCTGTGATGGAGACTGCCAGCTGGAGAGACCGTGTGGATGCTATTCTCGTAGCTTGGCAGCCAGGTATCGAGGGCGGCAACTCTGTAGCTGATATCCTGACTGGTAAGGTGAATCCATCGGGTAAGTTGACCATGACCTGGCCTATCGCTGCTACCGATCATCCTTCTACAGCCAACTTTGCCAAGGATTACGATATGTATACCTACAAGAATCTGCTGGATTGGAGCAAGGGTAATATCAAGGGTTACGATTATAGCAACCACGAGGAGGATATCTACGTAGGTTATCGCTACTTTGATACCTTCAAGAAGAATGTGGCTTATCCTTTCGGTTATGGCTTGAGCTATACTACCTTCGAGTTTGGCAAGCCATCAGTCAAGGCTAAAGGCAACAATATCGAGGTTAGCGTAACTATCAAGAATACCGGTAAGGTTGCCGGCAAGGAAGTTGCTGAGGTTTATGTTACCGCTCCTAAGGGCGCTTACGAGAAGCCAGCCAAGGAACTCAAGACCTTCGGCAAGACCAAGTTGCTGAATCCAGGTGAGAGCCAGACTTTGAAGATGACCCTCGAGAAGCGTGATCTTGCCAGCTTCGATGAG